One Balnearium lithotrophicum genomic window carries:
- a CDS encoding N-glycosylase/DNA lyase, with translation MKGKLELHPKRARKVGSTLLEEVKKGGIFGHRELPDDMVKSIADEVDTETLLLIVTLTTSLDYMRNANELWENSLKTLKDDETKWLFDPHKVAEKGDDELLKALSKHGLAKKKKRDLLIWKTISKTLSEKYSGSVKKLFEEYEFKVDRMFTDFLKNRKGEFPSLSGTKLFPHWIRSLKEKVVLPFKGVENLPIPVDVHVARATFTTGCITGKYKSKGVNETIKKKVIEVWRKGLEGTEILPVDMFRPLWLLSKYGCHYRQDGKRPKLKECPVKNYCVSGKVIVTSNRVEIET, from the coding sequence ATGAAAGGAAAGCTTGAGCTTCATCCAAAAAGAGCAAGAAAAGTAGGGAGCACTCTCTTAGAAGAAGTAAAAAAAGGGGGAATTTTCGGACACAGGGAACTTCCAGATGATATGGTTAAATCCATTGCTGATGAAGTAGATACTGAAACGTTACTTTTAATAGTGACACTAACAACATCGTTAGACTACATGAGAAACGCAAACGAGCTGTGGGAGAACTCCCTCAAGACCCTCAAAGACGATGAAACAAAGTGGCTGTTTGACCCTCACAAAGTAGCAGAAAAGGGGGACGATGAGCTCCTCAAAGCCCTGTCAAAACACGGTTTAGCAAAAAAGAAGAAGAGGGACCTTCTCATCTGGAAAACAATTTCAAAAACCCTTTCTGAAAAGTACAGCGGAAGCGTTAAAAAGCTCTTTGAGGAGTATGAGTTTAAAGTTGATAGGATGTTTACAGACTTCCTAAAGAACAGAAAGGGAGAGTTTCCCTCCTTATCGGGGACAAAACTCTTTCCCCACTGGATTCGGAGCTTAAAGGAGAAAGTTGTCCTTCCATTTAAGGGCGTAGAGAACCTCCCAATTCCTGTAGATGTTCATGTGGCAAGGGCTACATTTACAACGGGATGTATAACTGGAAAGTACAAATCTAAAGGAGTTAATGAAACGATAAAAAAGAAGGTTATTGAGGTTTGGAGGAAAGGATTAGAGGGAACGGAAATTCTCCCCGTTGATATGTTCCGCCCCTTGTGGCTTCTCTCCAAGTATGGATGTCACTACAGGCAGGACGGCAAAAGGCCAAAACTGAAGGAGTGTCCGGTAAAAAACTACTGTGTAAGCGGAAAAGTAATTGTGACCTCGAATAGAGTGGAGATAGAGACTTGA
- a CDS encoding prepilin-type N-terminal cleavage/methylation domain-containing protein codes for MRRFGFTLLELLIVLVILSVVLSVSFPKIVQINLSSEESTINRIKSLFSNSFSLSNPVEVCLNFKKNVLSVGGEEVKLPFTAETVVFPGKLISSERVSKFCFQVKNLNYGAIIGKKENEYGAIFFTLPLGEIKIYHLNSSEEETLKDKIEKGRIVQWFNYYL; via the coding sequence TTGAGGAGGTTTGGATTTACGCTTTTGGAGCTCCTTATAGTTTTAGTAATTCTATCGGTAGTACTGTCGGTGTCCTTTCCCAAGATTGTTCAAATCAACTTATCTTCAGAGGAATCCACTATTAATAGAATAAAATCTCTGTTTTCTAACAGTTTTTCCCTATCAAATCCTGTTGAGGTGTGTTTAAACTTTAAGAAAAATGTTCTTAGTGTAGGGGGAGAGGAAGTTAAACTACCGTTTACAGCCGAGACTGTAGTTTTCCCCGGAAAGCTAATTTCCTCAGAAAGGGTCAGTAAATTCTGCTTTCAGGTCAAAAATTTAAACTATGGAGCAATAATTGGAAAAAAGGAAAATGAATACGGTGCCATTTTTTTTACACTACCTTTAGGGGAAATTAAAATATACCATTTGAACAGTTCTGAGGAGGAGACTTTAAAGGATAAAATTGAAAAGGGAAGAATAGTGCAATGGTTCAATTATTACTTATAA
- the argF gene encoding ornithine carbamoyltransferase, translating into MKDFISMLDSDRLFIENILSLSSFLKEKVKKGEIYRPLDGFTAALIFEKPSTRTRVSFDVGVYQLGGYGIYMDTKGSQLGRGEPIKDTARVLSRYVDLIVIRTFGQNRVEELAKYSQVPVINALTDEEHPCQVLADLFTIWEYKGRLEGLKVAYLGDGNNMCNSWLIGAAYMGMNFYAATPKGYEPMEFYVEKAKEIARDTGAEIVVTNDPVEAVKDADVVYTDVWASMGQEEEAEERRRIFMPYQVNSELVKHAKPDYLFMHCLPAHRGEEVTEEVIEGERSIVWDQAENRLHTQKALILKLVRKVRP; encoded by the coding sequence ATGAAGGATTTCATATCAATGTTGGATTCGGATAGACTCTTCATAGAAAACATACTCTCCCTTTCATCGTTTTTAAAGGAGAAGGTAAAGAAGGGGGAAATCTACAGACCTTTAGACGGTTTCACTGCGGCCCTGATTTTTGAAAAGCCTTCAACGAGAACGAGAGTCTCTTTCGATGTTGGAGTTTATCAGCTTGGAGGTTATGGAATCTACATGGATACAAAGGGTTCTCAGTTGGGAAGAGGGGAGCCGATAAAGGATACGGCAAGGGTCCTCTCGAGGTACGTTGACTTAATAGTAATAAGAACATTTGGACAGAACAGAGTAGAGGAACTTGCAAAGTACTCGCAGGTTCCTGTAATCAACGCACTTACAGACGAGGAACACCCCTGTCAGGTTCTTGCAGACCTATTCACGATTTGGGAGTACAAGGGGAGATTGGAGGGACTGAAAGTTGCATACCTTGGAGATGGAAATAACATGTGCAACTCCTGGCTGATAGGTGCAGCTTACATGGGTATGAATTTTTACGCTGCAACTCCAAAGGGCTACGAACCTATGGAGTTTTACGTGGAAAAGGCTAAGGAGATAGCAAGGGATACTGGAGCTGAAATTGTCGTTACAAACGACCCTGTAGAGGCAGTAAAGGACGCAGATGTTGTCTACACGGACGTTTGGGCATCGATGGGGCAGGAGGAAGAAGCTGAGGAGAGAAGGAGAATTTTCATGCCTTACCAGGTTAATTCTGAGTTGGTTAAACACGCAAAACCAGATTACCTCTTTATGCACTGTCTTCCTGCCCACAGGGGTGAGGAGGTAACAGAGGAAGTTATCGAGGGAGAACGTTCAATCGTTTGGGACCAGGCAGAAAATAGGCTTCACACTCAAAAGGCCTTAATTTTGAAACTTGTAAGAAAGGTAAGGCCTTAA